One window of the Anoplolepis gracilipes chromosome 9, ASM4749672v1, whole genome shotgun sequence genome contains the following:
- the Dbe gene encoding KRR1 small subunit processome component homolog — protein MSSKKMGSKKTGPVDNAWSLKIPEFKERDNSHRLLEESSFATMFPKYREQYLKEHWSLIQKALAEHHIKAELDLVEGSMTVKTTRKTWDPYIVLKARDMIKVIARSVPFEQAVRVLQDDIAADIIKISSFVRNKEKFVKRRQRLIGPNGCNLKSIELLTNCYVVVQGQTVSALGPYKGLQQVRKIVEDTMKNIHPVYSLKALMIKRELAKNPKLKNENWERYLPKYSSKTISKRKEPKKKKVKKPYTPFPPPQQESKLDKEMASGEYFLKEEQKRAKKRKELEAKHEEANKRRQERRAQAFVPPEEKPVQK, from the coding sequence atgaGCTCTAAGAAGATGGGCTCTAAAAAGACCGGACCGGTTGACAATGCGTGGTCGTTGAAAATTCCAGAGTTTAAAGAGAGGGATAACTCACATCGTCTCCTGGAGGAAAGTTCATTCGCAACCATGTTCCCTAAATATCGGGAGCAATATTTGAAGGAACATTGGTCGTTGATTCAGAAAGCATTGGCCGAACATCATATCAAGGCTGAACTGGATCTGGTCGAAGGTAGCATGACAGTGAAAACCACCAGGAAAACGTGGGACCCTTATATCGTCCTTAAAGCACGCGATATGATCAAAGTCATAGCTCGTTCGGTTCCCTTCGAGCAGGCGGTGAGAGTTCTCCAGGATGACATTGCTGCAGACATCATAAAGATATCCTCGTTTGTCAGGAATAAGGAGAAATTTGTTAAAAGGAGACAAAGGCTCATTGGACCAAACGGATGCAATTTGAAATCCATTGAACTGCTCACCAATTGTTATGTCGTAGTGCAGGGTCAAACTGTGTCGGCACTGGGGCCTTACAAAGGTCTACAGCAAGTGAGGAAAATTGTAGAAGATACAATGAAGAATATTCATCCAGTTTATAGTCTCAAAGCATTGATGATCAAAAGAGAACTTGCCAAGAATCCAAAATTGAAGAATGAGAATTGGGAGCGTTATCTTCCCAAATACAGCAGTAAGACTATAAGCAAGCGCAAAGAaccgaagaagaagaaggtgAAGAAGCCGTACACTCCATTCCCACCACCCCAGCAAGAAAGCAAACTTGATAAGGAAATGGCATCTGGCGAATACTTCTTGAAGGAGGAGCAGAAGAGGgcaaagaaaaggaaagaattgGAAGCGAAACATGAAGAGGCAAACAAGAGAAGACAGGAACGCAGAGCACAAGCATTTGTACCACCTGAAGAGAAACCtgttcaaaaataa